The following coding sequences lie in one Arachis ipaensis cultivar K30076 chromosome B05, Araip1.1, whole genome shotgun sequence genomic window:
- the LOC107644988 gene encoding ras-related protein Rab7 has product MSMRRRTLLKVIVLGDSGVGKTSLMNQYVHKKFSQQYKATIGADFVTKELQIDDRLVTLQIWDTAGQERFQSLGVAFYRGADCCVLVYDVNVMKSFDSLENWHEEFLKQANPSDPRMFPFTVLGNKIDIDGGNSRVVSEKKAKDWCTSKGNIPYFETSAKEDYNVDAAFLCIAKTALSNEYDQDIYFQAMPETVPDNEQSGGCAC; this is encoded by the exons ATGTCAATGCGGAGGCGAACTTTGCTCAAAGTCATTGTTCTTGGCGATAGCGG GGTTGGAAAGACCTCCTTGATGAATCA ATATGTTCATAAGAAGTTTAGTCAGCAATATAAAGCTACAATTGGTGCTGATTTTGTCACTAAAGAACTCCAGATTGACGACAGGCTCGTCACTCTACAA ATATGGGATACTGCAGGGCAAGAGAGATTTCAGAGTCTCGGAGTTGCATTTTATAGAGGGGCAGATTGCTGTGTTTTAGTCTATGATGTTAATGTCATGAAGTCCTTTGATTCCCTCGAAAACTGGCACGAGGAGTTTCTCAAACAG GCAAACCCTTCTGATCCAAGGATGTTTCCTTTTACAGTGCTTGGAAACAAGATTGATATTGATGGTGGGAATAGTCGAGTG GTATCTGAGAAGAAAGCAAAGGACTGGTGCACTTCTAAAGGGAATATTCCCTATTTTGAGACTTCCGCAAAAGAGGACTACAATGTTGATGCTGCATTTTTATGCATTGCGAAGACTGCTCTATCTAATGAATATGACCAAGACAT ATATTTTCAAGCTATGCCTGAGACTGTTCCAGATAACGAGCAAAGTGGCGGGTGCGCATGCTAA
- the LOC107641577 gene encoding programmed cell death protein 4, with amino-acid sequence MDRENHGSTSENADSISIAPLRISPKSPRSTSKSPKSPKSPKSPRSPNSPRSPRVQIKSSLSPKNNRQSHSPRDGRPKKGGAGGKGTWGGLLDTDDNGTLDPNDPNYDSTEEYERSNEKKKSTTPPDLVDYKKKATVIVEEYFATDDVVATIDELRELGKPQYGYYFVKKLVSMSMDRHDKEKEMAAILLSALYADTFHPSQVYKGFSKLVESADDLIVDIPDTVDVLALFLARAVVDDILPPAFLKKQMDYLPKDSKGVEVLKKAEKSYLAAPLHAEIIERRWGGSKNMTVDDVKSRINNFLKEYVVSGDKKEAFRCIKDLKVPFFHHEIVKRALIMAMERRQAEAPLLDLLKEAAEEGFINSSQISKGFSRLIDTVDDLSLDIPNAREILQQLISKAASEGWLCVSSLKSLSVEPERNSITDSAAARSFKIKSQSIIQEYFLSGDILEVNSCIEQENKNNSAELNAIFVKKLITLAMDRKNREKEMASVLLSSLCFPADDVVNGFVMLIESADDTALDNPVVVEDLAMFLARAVVDEVLAPQNLEEIGSQCLSPDSIGSKVLRMAKSSLKATLSGERILRCWGGGGSSRTGWAVEDVKDKIGKLLEEYESGGDIREACRCIKELGMPFFHHEVVKKSLVTIMEKKNERLWGLLKECFESGLITFNQMMKGFGRVAESLDDLALDVPDARTQFAKYVERAKNKGWLDNSFCFGKQEHENGTC; translated from the exons ATGGATCGTGAGAATCATGGATCTACATCAGAAAATGCAGATTCAATATCCATTGCTCCATTAAGAATTTCACCGAAGTCACCAAGATCAACTTCTAAGTCACCAAAATCTCCAAAGTCTCCAAAGTCTCCAAGGTCTCCTAATTCTCCAAGGTCTCCAAGGGTGCAAATCAAGTCCAGCCTAAGTCCAAAGAACAATAGGCAATCACATTCTCCAAGAGATGGACGTCCCAAGAAAG GTGGTGCTGGAGGAAAAGGTACTTGGGGTGGATTGCTTGATACAGATGACAATGGCACTCTTGATCCCAATGATCCAAACTATGACAGCACTGAG GAATATGAGCGttcaaatgaaaagaaaaagtcaaCAACACCACCAGATTTGGTGGATTACAAGAAAAAAGCAACAGTAATTGTGGAAGAATACTTTGCAACTGATGATGTTGTTGCAACAATAGATGAACTCAGAGAACTTGGAAAGCCACAGTATGGCTACTATTTTGTCAAGAAGCTTGTGTCTATGTCAATGGATAGACATGACAAGGAAAAAGAAATGGCAGCTATTCTGTTATCTGCACTCTATGCTGACACATTTCACCCTTCCCAAGTTTACAAAGGCTTCAGCAAATTAGTCGAATCGGCCGATGATTTGATCGTTGATATACCGGACACAGTGGATGTTCTAGCACTTTTTTTAGCCAGAGCAGTTGTTGATGACATTCTCCCCCCTGCATTCTTGAAGAAACAGATGGACTACTTGCCAAAAGATTCGAAAGGGGTCGAGGTCTTGAAGAAAGCGGAGAAGAGCTACCTTGCAGCTCCTCTCCACGCAGAAATAATCGAGCGAAGATGGGGAGGCAGCAAGAATATGACAGTTGATGATGTCAAGTCAAGGATAAACAATTTCTTGAAGGAGTATGTAGTGAGTGGTGACAAGAAAGAAGCCTTCAGATGCATCAAAGATTTGAAAGTTCCATTCTTCCATCATGAAATTGTTAAGAGAGCTCTTATAATGGCTATGGAGAGGCGCCAAGCCGAAGCGCCACTACTAGACCTTCTAAAAGAGGCTGCTGAAGAAGGTTTCATAAACTCTAGCCAAATCTCCAAAGGCTTCAGTAGGCTGATAGATACAGTTGATGATTTATCCCTTGACATACCGAATGCTCGCGAAATTCTGCAGCAATTAATATCTAAAGCAGCATCTGAGGGTTGGTTGTGTGTGTCATCATTGAAATCACTCTCAGTGGAGCCAGAGAGGAACTCAATTACAGATAGTGCTGCTGCTAGAAGCTTCAAGATTAAGTCTCAGAGTATTATTCAGGAGTACTTTTTATCCGGTGACATATTAGAGGTGAATAGTTGCATAGAGCAAGAGAACAAAAACAACAGTGCTGAATTGAATGCAATCTTTGTTAAGAAACTGATAACTCTGGCTATGGACAGAAAGAATAGGGAGAAAGAAATGGCTTCTGTGCTGCTTTCTTCGCTTTGTTTCCCGGCCGATGATGTGGTGAATGGTTTTGTAATGCTGATTGAATCAGCAGATGACACTGCTCTGGACAATCCTGTTGTTGTTGAGGATCTTGCAATGTTTCTAGCAAGAGCAGTTGTGGATGAAGTCCTGGCTCCACAGAATCTTGAGGAGATTGGATCTCAGTGTTTGTCTCCGGATTCCATTGGAAGCAAAGTGCTAAGAATGGCAAAGTCTTCTCTGAAGGCAACTCTCTCAGGGGAGAGAATCTTGAGGTGTTGGGGTGGAGGAGGAAGCAGCAGGACCGGTTGGGCCGTGGAAGATGTTAAGGACAAGATAGGGAAGCTTCTAGAAGAGTATGAATCCGGCGGCGATATAAGAGAAGCTTGTCGCTGTATAAAAGAATTAGGAATGCCATTCTTCCACCATGAAGTTGTTAAGAAATCTTTGGTGACAATCATGGAGAAGAAGAATGAGAGGTTATGGGGACTACTCAAAGAATGCTTTGAATCAGGACTAATAACATTCAACCAAATGATGAAGGGGTTTGGAAGAGTTGCAGAATCTCTTGATGATTTGGCTTTGGATGTTCCTGATGCTAGAACTCAGTTTGCAAAATATGTTGAGAGAGCAAAGAATAAAGGGTGGTTGGACAATTCATTTTGTTTTGGCAAACAAGAACATGAGAATGGCACTTGTTAA